The Oceanispirochaeta sp. genome includes a region encoding these proteins:
- a CDS encoding response regulator, with translation MVKILLVDDEAFSLKGMQGLVPWSQWNCEIAAVANNGKRALEILNSQKIDIVFTDIKMPEMDGLELIREVKMINSHIDFVIITGYGEFEYAQKAVKYGVKNYLLKPVGISEIEETLLELTGNQVHPEQEQEVPDLQKEGSECSCISVESFVEEILISVTQKNWNKISEILLLFFKEISNHRCNLEQTRVHAINLLSSLIKNEIIYSNDKTLLLAGEIGSAKNQSGIYNILKDQILLTQNQGEQSFSRKMNPHIQKILIYLIKHYKDNNLTLKWLSENVVYLKSDYLGKLFLSETGKTFAQYLTEFRIARAVEYQRGDSTIQIHTLAELVGYQDNVSYFIKQYKKITGMTPVEFAMSSVVNA, from the coding sequence ATGGTAAAGATTCTTCTTGTAGACGATGAAGCGTTCAGTTTAAAGGGCATGCAGGGCCTGGTCCCTTGGTCTCAATGGAATTGTGAGATTGCAGCAGTTGCCAATAACGGAAAAAGAGCTCTTGAAATCCTGAACTCCCAAAAAATTGATATCGTTTTTACAGACATTAAGATGCCGGAAATGGATGGCCTGGAACTAATTAGAGAAGTCAAGATGATCAATAGTCATATAGACTTTGTCATTATAACCGGATATGGAGAATTCGAATATGCACAGAAGGCCGTAAAATACGGTGTAAAAAATTATCTGTTAAAACCAGTGGGAATTTCAGAAATAGAGGAAACCTTATTAGAGCTTACAGGAAACCAGGTTCATCCGGAACAGGAGCAGGAAGTTCCAGATCTACAGAAAGAGGGTTCCGAGTGTTCCTGTATCTCCGTTGAATCTTTTGTAGAAGAAATTTTAATTTCAGTTACACAAAAAAACTGGAACAAAATCAGCGAAATACTTCTGCTCTTTTTTAAAGAGATCAGCAATCATAGATGTAATTTGGAACAAACCCGGGTTCACGCCATAAATCTTTTGTCATCACTGATAAAGAACGAGATAATCTACTCTAATGATAAAACATTACTCCTCGCCGGAGAAATCGGTTCGGCAAAGAATCAAAGCGGTATCTACAATATCCTGAAAGATCAGATATTGTTAACTCAAAACCAGGGAGAACAGTCTTTCAGCAGAAAGATGAATCCTCATATCCAGAAAATACTCATTTATCTGATAAAGCATTACAAAGATAATAATCTGACATTGAAATGGTTGTCAGAAAATGTTGTATATCTTAAGTCCGATTATCTGGGCAAGTTATTTTTAAGCGAAACAGGAAAAACATTTGCCCAGTATCTTACCGAGTTCAGAATTGCCCGTGCTGTTGAATATCAGAGAGGTGATTCAACAATTCAAATACATACTCTGGCTGAACTTGTAGGCTACCAGGATAATGTGAGTTATTTTATTAAACAATACAAGAAAATTACAGGCATGACCCCTGTTGAGTTTGCTATGAGTTCTGTTGTTAACGCCTGA